A single Streptomyces sp. Edi2 DNA region contains:
- a CDS encoding 7-carboxy-7-deazaguanine synthase QueE, with protein MEQDLVVNEVFGPTVQGEGRSLGRRCAFLRLGGCNLSCSWCDTPYTWDWTGAAEGGVAHDPRKELHRRPVDDVVAELLAFDTDLIVISGGEPLGQQERLIPLVAALTGRGKEIEIETNGTHAAHPELIAAGVRFNVSPKLSHSGDTLQRRIVPAALTSLSAVPESTFKFVCQNTHDLDEVAQLVATFDLPSVWIMPIGRTADDVTKHMGELADAVVKRGWNLTTRLHTLLWDEKRGV; from the coding sequence ATGGAACAGGATCTCGTAGTCAACGAAGTCTTCGGCCCCACCGTCCAGGGCGAGGGCCGGTCCCTGGGACGCAGGTGCGCTTTCCTGCGGCTCGGCGGGTGCAATCTGTCGTGCTCGTGGTGCGATACGCCCTACACATGGGACTGGACCGGCGCCGCCGAGGGCGGGGTCGCCCACGATCCGCGCAAGGAACTGCACCGCCGCCCGGTCGACGATGTCGTCGCGGAGTTGCTCGCATTCGACACCGACCTGATAGTGATCTCCGGCGGTGAGCCCCTGGGGCAGCAGGAGCGCCTGATTCCGTTGGTGGCAGCACTGACCGGACGCGGCAAAGAGATCGAGATCGAGACCAACGGGACGCACGCCGCGCACCCCGAACTCATCGCCGCCGGCGTCCGGTTCAACGTCTCGCCGAAGCTGTCGCACTCGGGAGACACCCTGCAGCGCAGGATCGTCCCTGCCGCACTCACCAGTCTTTCGGCAGTGCCGGAAAGCACGTTCAAGTTCGTCTGCCAGAACACCCACGATCTCGACGAAGTGGCCCAACTGGTTGCCACTTTCGACCTGCCCTCGGTATGGATCATGCCGATCGGGCGTACCGCCGACGATGTCACAAAGCACATGGGCGAGTTGGCCGACGCGGTGGTAAAGCGCGGCTGGAACCTGACGACCAGGCTGCACACCTTGTTGTGGGACGAAAAACGCGGCGTGTGA
- a CDS encoding methyltransferase domain-containing protein, translating to MTMDAEFYSRVAERFGGYFSDARSTDVFPDGRPDTAFDELATALGTPHARLLDVGCADGRSLLRVSPAYGAVTGMDLSPSMLECAERYRAEAGLSHVTFALCDAAHTGLPDGYADVVTSRRGPLIVREIERVLRPGGVVMYMGIGEQDARELKETFGRGQDFDSWNGRPLSERIAQELSDAGFVVTRNQAFRFEEFYHSPADLDTFLHQVPIVDNYDSAADKEAFDRYVAAVSVEQGVRLSRHWFIVQAQKPAAVEPSPS from the coding sequence ATGACGATGGACGCGGAGTTCTACTCCCGGGTGGCCGAGCGGTTCGGCGGCTACTTCAGCGACGCGCGGAGCACCGACGTGTTCCCCGACGGCCGCCCGGACACCGCCTTCGACGAACTGGCGACCGCACTGGGAACGCCGCACGCCCGGCTGCTGGATGTTGGCTGCGCCGACGGACGCAGTCTGCTGCGCGTCTCTCCCGCGTACGGAGCCGTGACCGGGATGGACCTGTCGCCGTCGATGCTGGAATGCGCCGAACGGTACCGGGCGGAGGCGGGCCTGTCGCACGTCACCTTCGCGCTGTGCGACGCCGCCCACACGGGACTGCCCGACGGATACGCCGATGTCGTCACCTCCCGCCGCGGTCCGCTGATCGTCCGTGAGATCGAGCGGGTGCTGCGGCCCGGCGGGGTCGTGATGTACATGGGGATCGGGGAGCAGGACGCCCGCGAGCTGAAGGAGACGTTCGGCCGCGGCCAGGACTTCGACAGCTGGAACGGCAGGCCCCTGTCGGAGCGGATCGCCCAAGAACTGTCCGACGCGGGATTCGTCGTGACACGCAACCAGGCTTTTCGGTTCGAGGAGTTCTACCACTCGCCGGCGGACCTGGACACCTTTCTGCATCAAGTGCCGATCGTCGACAACTACGACTCGGCGGCGGACAAGGAAGCGTTCGATCGCTATGTCGCCGCGGTGTCCGTCGAGCAGGGTGTCCGGCTCAGCCGGCACTGGTTCATCGTCCAGGCGCAGAAGCCGGCGGCCGTCGAGCCGTCCCCCTCCTAG
- the folE gene encoding GTP cyclohydrolase I FolE, whose product MAVTKLDLDGDPSASRTTEDPLVEIARQLLVEIGEDPNRDGLRDTPDRFARWWREFINYDPGSLGTLFESIGTSQLVVVSDIQVWSLCEHHLLPFNCSVTIAYRPTGQLLGLSKFARVAHQHAHKLQVQERLVDQIALEISTLSGTPDVAVIAKGEHLCMSMRGIKAAAQMTSTAYRGEFSTDSGLRSELFDLLRA is encoded by the coding sequence ATGGCGGTGACAAAATTGGACCTCGATGGTGACCCGTCAGCGTCGAGGACGACCGAGGACCCACTGGTCGAGATCGCCCGCCAACTGTTGGTGGAGATCGGCGAGGACCCGAACCGCGACGGACTGCGCGACACACCTGACAGGTTCGCCCGCTGGTGGCGAGAGTTCATCAACTACGACCCGGGTTCGCTGGGCACTCTTTTCGAGTCCATCGGCACGAGCCAGCTCGTAGTCGTCTCAGACATTCAGGTCTGGTCGCTGTGCGAGCACCACCTCCTGCCGTTCAACTGCTCCGTGACGATCGCTTACCGCCCGACCGGGCAACTGCTCGGCCTGTCGAAGTTTGCCAGGGTCGCCCATCAGCACGCGCACAAGCTGCAGGTCCAGGAGCGCCTCGTGGACCAGATCGCGCTCGAGATCAGCACCCTGAGCGGCACCCCGGACGTCGCGGTCATAGCGAAGGGCGAGCACCTTTGCATGTCGATGCGCGGCATCAAGGCTGCCGCGCAGATGACATCGACCGCATATCGCGGGGAGTTCAGCACGGACTCCGGGCTCCGGAGCGAGCTGTTCGACTTGCTCCGGGCGTGA
- a CDS encoding AAA family ATPase, producing the protein MSGPAGAPRDAARLLATAAERARAGTGRLVLLRGATGTGRTTVLEAAAEEAAAHGMRVLRARCSAGDSAVPFAALLQLQGPVPLFADLVSGGDEQATTAGLWRVLRSYAEQPPLLITVDDVHLADAASRRWLAESARLMDRLPIVLAVTERSQYDVDPPAQGLAHSLSPALVTTHTLPPLSADAAATAARSVFPDAHDAWIEDCVRAGAGNPLLLRALLDDLSDGSHPVVPRTSAALYPGAFPAAVQWWLDCAGPATAEVARTLAILDEGWDHEPSAGTGFPALHIPSLLAELSGADPARVAGWITAMTGLGLLRPDRVGRARYAHPLLRDAVLTGVPADRRRAAHRTTAEAMLHLGASSELVARQLLLTDVVDVPWAPPVLQDAASLALREGHIEDAVTFLRRALAEPLSDEGRQRRLTELGSLEYAVPGSSAAILTLTEAMRLPGPPQERVRAAVALGTALTGRGRTRAGVEVVRSLYDALADRPDLVSVLRQAFLQLSETDQVVRQEAYKRLAVAADRAPESVSTAGHAFLVKYAVTAGLSSAKEAMLRLRALLAEPADLLSEPYLLGVAAAVAQWADELDEAEGLVERGLAGQRPDVLHPMQEALVNTRMDIVAARADYARLLADPPPVAASPTNAHAHALSALVQTGRVAEAERLADAFDLRTAPQSWELIRFLYARGELRAANGDPAGALHNFLECGRRQSAREVFSPVVTPWRTAAAECHLALGAPREAVALVEEELRLARVWDTPRTVGRALRVLGTAIGGRQGLDLAQKAVGLLRGGPAGPELVAALLALGRQLTASGESSRARDILREAAGIAERLGAIRLRDLAEEALRASGARRPATRTGAASLTDSERRIAELAAGGRTNAEIAELLHLARRTVETHLTHSYRKLGIRRRSALSQALTGDDTAGGSLTGVRDAQRTCDTDGRGTS; encoded by the coding sequence ATGTCCGGACCGGCAGGTGCACCGCGGGATGCGGCACGACTGCTGGCCACCGCGGCCGAGCGCGCTCGTGCGGGCACCGGTCGTCTGGTCCTGCTGCGCGGTGCCACCGGCACGGGCCGCACCACGGTCCTGGAGGCCGCCGCCGAGGAGGCCGCCGCCCACGGCATGCGGGTGCTGCGCGCCCGCTGCTCCGCCGGCGACTCCGCGGTCCCCTTCGCCGCACTCCTGCAACTCCAGGGCCCGGTACCCCTGTTCGCCGATCTGGTATCGGGCGGCGACGAGCAGGCGACCACCGCCGGACTGTGGCGGGTGCTGCGGTCGTACGCCGAGCAGCCGCCGCTGCTGATCACCGTGGACGATGTGCACCTGGCCGACGCGGCGTCCCGCCGCTGGCTGGCGGAGTCCGCCCGGCTCATGGACCGGCTGCCGATCGTCCTCGCGGTCACCGAGCGCAGCCAGTACGACGTCGACCCGCCCGCACAGGGCCTCGCCCACAGCCTCTCCCCCGCCCTGGTCACCACCCACACCCTGCCCCCGCTGTCCGCCGACGCGGCCGCGACGGCGGCCCGTTCGGTCTTCCCGGACGCTCACGACGCCTGGATCGAGGACTGCGTACGGGCCGGCGCGGGCAACCCCCTGCTGCTGCGCGCCCTGCTGGACGACCTCTCCGACGGCAGCCACCCGGTCGTGCCGCGCACCTCCGCGGCGCTGTACCCGGGAGCGTTCCCGGCGGCCGTGCAGTGGTGGCTGGACTGCGCCGGGCCGGCCACCGCGGAGGTGGCGCGGACCCTGGCGATCCTGGACGAGGGCTGGGACCACGAACCCTCCGCCGGCACGGGGTTCCCCGCCCTCCACATCCCCTCCCTCCTCGCCGAACTCTCCGGCGCCGACCCGGCCAGGGTCGCGGGCTGGATCACCGCGATGACCGGCCTCGGACTGCTGCGCCCCGACCGCGTGGGCCGCGCCCGCTACGCCCACCCGCTGCTGCGGGACGCGGTGCTCACCGGCGTACCCGCGGACCGGCGGCGCGCCGCGCACCGGACGACCGCCGAGGCGATGCTGCACCTCGGTGCCTCCAGCGAACTCGTCGCCCGTCAACTGCTGCTCACCGACGTGGTGGACGTGCCCTGGGCACCGCCGGTGCTTCAGGACGCCGCTTCGCTGGCGTTGCGTGAGGGGCACATCGAGGACGCGGTGACCTTCCTGCGCCGCGCTCTGGCCGAACCCCTCTCCGACGAGGGCAGACAACGCCGGCTGACCGAACTGGGCTCGCTGGAGTACGCGGTGCCCGGCTCCTCGGCCGCGATCCTGACGCTCACCGAGGCGATGCGGCTGCCGGGGCCGCCGCAGGAACGGGTGCGCGCCGCGGTCGCCCTGGGGACGGCGCTGACCGGCCGCGGCAGGACCCGCGCGGGGGTCGAGGTGGTGCGCTCGCTGTACGACGCGCTCGCCGACCGTCCCGACCTGGTGAGCGTCCTGCGGCAGGCGTTTTTGCAACTGTCGGAGACCGACCAGGTGGTGCGGCAGGAGGCGTACAAGCGGCTGGCCGTGGCGGCCGACCGCGCGCCGGAGTCGGTCAGCACGGCAGGTCACGCGTTCCTGGTGAAGTACGCGGTCACCGCGGGGCTGAGCTCGGCGAAGGAGGCAATGCTGCGCCTGCGCGCCCTGCTGGCGGAACCCGCCGACCTGCTGTCCGAGCCGTATCTGCTGGGGGTGGCCGCCGCGGTCGCCCAGTGGGCCGACGAACTCGACGAGGCCGAGGGGCTGGTGGAGCGCGGTCTGGCCGGGCAGCGCCCCGACGTCCTGCACCCCATGCAGGAAGCGCTGGTCAACACCCGTATGGACATCGTCGCGGCACGGGCCGACTACGCGCGGCTGCTGGCCGATCCGCCGCCCGTCGCCGCCAGCCCGACCAACGCCCACGCCCACGCGCTGTCGGCGCTCGTCCAGACGGGCCGCGTCGCCGAAGCCGAACGCCTCGCCGACGCCTTCGACTTGCGGACGGCGCCGCAGTCATGGGAGCTGATCCGGTTCCTGTACGCGCGCGGGGAGCTGCGTGCCGCGAACGGTGACCCGGCGGGAGCACTGCACAACTTCCTGGAGTGCGGGCGCCGCCAGTCGGCCCGGGAGGTGTTCAGTCCGGTCGTCACCCCGTGGCGCACGGCCGCCGCCGAGTGCCATCTGGCGCTGGGCGCCCCACGGGAGGCGGTCGCCCTGGTCGAGGAGGAACTGCGCCTGGCCCGGGTGTGGGACACCCCCCGCACGGTGGGCCGGGCTCTGCGTGTCCTCGGCACCGCGATCGGCGGGCGCCAGGGCCTGGACCTGGCGCAGAAGGCGGTGGGGCTGCTGCGGGGCGGCCCGGCAGGCCCGGAGCTCGTGGCGGCGCTGCTGGCCCTGGGCCGTCAGCTGACCGCGTCGGGCGAGTCGTCCCGCGCCCGCGACATCCTGCGGGAGGCGGCCGGGATCGCCGAACGGCTGGGCGCGATACGGCTGCGGGACCTGGCGGAGGAGGCGCTGCGGGCGAGCGGCGCGCGCCGTCCGGCGACGCGAACCGGTGCCGCCTCGCTCACCGACAGCGAACGCCGCATCGCCGAACTGGCCGCGGGGGGCCGTACCAACGCGGAGATCGCGGAGCTGCTGCATCTCGCCCGCCGCACCGTGGAGACCCATCTGACGCACAGCTACCGCAAGTTGGGCATCCGGCGGCGCAGCGCCCTGAGCCAGGCGCTGACCGGGGACGACACGGCGGGCGGCTCGCTGACCGGCGTCCGGGACGCGCAGCGCACGTGTGACACAGACGGACGAGGAACCTCCTGA
- a CDS encoding GlxA family transcriptional regulator — MTRRRVVFLVYPRFQVLDLAGPHEVFAQTERWVPEGEGYAVEIVAGGAGAVRACHGVDITAGSGVQQRQGPLDTLVVVGGPGDREAVDDEVLVSWLTEAAGRARRVASVCTGAFLLARAGLLDGRRAVTHWAACERLAREHPDVTVTPDQIFVHDGSVWTSAGITAGMDLALAMVEEDHGPEVSRAVARMLVMFVQRPGGQAQFSTQLAAPRPTRQPLRDVQAWVTDHLAEDLTVRVLAERAGMSERNFTRVFRAETGLTPAAYVETVRVEAARALLETTDTTIDAIARSCGFGYAETLHRCFKRTLGVTPGQYRHHFSRAG; from the coding sequence GTGACACGACGGCGCGTCGTCTTCCTCGTCTATCCGCGGTTCCAGGTACTGGACCTGGCGGGACCGCATGAGGTGTTCGCGCAGACCGAACGCTGGGTGCCCGAGGGTGAGGGCTACGCCGTCGAGATCGTCGCGGGCGGGGCCGGAGCGGTGCGGGCCTGTCACGGGGTCGACATCACGGCCGGCAGCGGCGTCCAGCAGCGCCAGGGCCCACTGGACACGCTGGTGGTCGTCGGCGGACCGGGTGATCGGGAGGCGGTGGACGACGAAGTGCTGGTCAGCTGGCTCACGGAGGCGGCCGGCCGGGCCCGGCGGGTCGCCTCCGTGTGTACGGGCGCGTTCCTGCTCGCACGGGCCGGACTGCTCGACGGACGGCGCGCGGTGACGCACTGGGCGGCCTGTGAGCGGCTGGCCCGGGAGCACCCGGACGTCACGGTCACCCCGGACCAGATCTTCGTGCACGACGGGTCGGTGTGGACCTCCGCCGGCATCACGGCGGGGATGGACCTTGCGCTCGCCATGGTCGAGGAGGACCACGGGCCCGAGGTCTCCCGGGCCGTCGCGCGGATGCTGGTGATGTTCGTCCAACGCCCGGGCGGGCAAGCGCAGTTCAGCACCCAGCTCGCCGCGCCGCGGCCCACACGTCAACCGCTGCGGGACGTGCAGGCCTGGGTCACCGACCACCTCGCCGAGGACCTGACCGTCCGGGTGCTGGCCGAACGGGCCGGTATGAGCGAGCGCAACTTCACCCGGGTCTTCCGCGCCGAGACCGGACTCACCCCCGCCGCCTACGTGGAGACCGTCCGGGTCGAGGCCGCCAGGGCCCTGCTGGAGACGACGGACACCACCATCGACGCGATCGCCCGGTCCTGCGGCTTCGGCTACGCCGAGACCCTGCACCGCTGCTTCAAGCGCACCCTGGGCGTCACACCGGGCCAGTACCGTCACCACTTCTCCAGGGCAGGGTGA
- a CDS encoding 6-carboxytetrahydropterin synthase produces the protein MAFRITKKFEFSASHQLAGLAPEHQCARMHGHNYVIELELGADDTDLLPVGFVRDYGELSAFKVWLDKHLDHRHLNDVMDENPTAENMAAWVYKTWSMDFPELTCVRISETPKTWAEYRPSGQ, from the coding sequence ATGGCTTTTCGAATCACGAAGAAATTTGAATTCTCGGCCAGTCATCAGCTCGCCGGCCTTGCTCCTGAACACCAGTGTGCCCGAATGCACGGGCACAACTATGTGATCGAGTTGGAGCTCGGAGCCGACGATACGGATCTGTTGCCCGTGGGCTTCGTTCGAGACTACGGAGAACTGTCCGCATTCAAGGTCTGGCTCGACAAGCATCTTGATCATCGGCATCTGAACGATGTGATGGACGAAAATCCGACGGCTGAGAATATGGCAGCCTGGGTCTACAAGACATGGTCGATGGACTTTCCCGAGTTGACCTGCGTGCGTATCTCAGAAACTCCCAAGACGTGGGCCGAGTACCGGCCGTCAGGTCAGTAA
- a CDS encoding BTAD domain-containing putative transcriptional regulator has protein sequence MAVSSDYDGNGAAAAPIRVLGPLEVSGERGPVSVAPGRQEIVLGALVLELNRVVETTRLVDALWAHDPPKTARAQVQICISRLRKALSDGGVDATIETRARGYILRAPEDATDIGTFRRLVAEAHALAGDGRKMPAVERLRSATGLWRGRCLAGLPSEALAGTAAQWDERRLEAVETCMRLLLELGRHEHLVGELMQLVGCQPLRERLRGHLMVALYRSGRQAEALDAYHQGRAMLAEELGLEPGRELRDLAQAILTDDPDLALAEPAESRAVAQAPCSEAAQERGADRDLVVTPRQLPADIGDLVADETLVSAVGDAVTEGQDKGQLNVVLVLGGPGVGKSTLARHVAHRLATEHFPDGQLYCDLREASGQLVGPAQVLGRFLRALGVPGQAIPEALDERAEMYRSLLAGRRILVLLDDAVSESQVMPLLPGTGASGVLVTSRGQLTALPGTRRFDVEPLSQVQAVQLLGRIIGEQRVESELEAAGDLIRLVGGLPLALRIIGARLVARPHWSLTSMWHRLENEQRRLDELAHGELSIRASLSLSYDGLAAADRRLLCLLSLAEGTEIPSWLGAALLDDSTPHPTDLLEPLIDMRLLDITAMDRDGEFRCGMWHIVRMFARERLSEESTEAERAGAVRRMVGGWMALVERAHKEIYGGTYTLVAGRGERWYPPENHVRSCLRDPLGWLESEQANLLNAVEMAARSGLDELCWELATALVTLFEARGYPELWERTHRVALAAVQQTGNERGQAAVLGSLGTLHLYRGEHEAAGPYLSAALEIFERIGEVRGQALCLRDLARIERHHGDDDRALALYESAERHFVRVQDVIGRAYVLGEMAHITMRRADFTRTRSSLDEALGICRSAGFDRGQALALRRLGQMLMYQERYEAAERTLLEVLAMVGASGDLVGEGYVLHDLGRVNAHLRRGDQAVRYYSRSARIRERILDHSGAAAVRSDIVAILGRPMTSVG, from the coding sequence ATGGCAGTCTCATCAGATTACGACGGCAATGGCGCAGCAGCGGCTCCCATCCGTGTTCTCGGGCCCCTTGAAGTGAGCGGTGAGCGGGGGCCGGTATCCGTGGCGCCCGGGCGTCAGGAGATCGTCCTCGGGGCGCTGGTGCTCGAACTGAACCGGGTGGTGGAGACGACCCGTCTGGTGGACGCCCTCTGGGCTCACGACCCGCCGAAGACCGCACGCGCCCAGGTGCAGATCTGCATCTCCCGCCTCCGCAAGGCACTTTCGGACGGGGGAGTGGACGCCACCATCGAGACCCGCGCGCGCGGGTACATCCTGAGGGCGCCGGAGGACGCGACCGACATCGGCACCTTCCGTCGCCTGGTGGCAGAGGCGCACGCCCTGGCCGGTGACGGCCGAAAGATGCCGGCGGTGGAGAGGCTGCGCTCGGCGACGGGCCTGTGGCGGGGCCGGTGCCTGGCCGGGCTGCCCAGCGAGGCCCTGGCCGGTACGGCGGCGCAGTGGGACGAGCGCCGCCTGGAGGCGGTGGAGACCTGCATGCGGCTGCTGCTGGAGCTGGGCCGGCACGAGCACCTGGTCGGTGAGCTGATGCAGCTGGTCGGCTGCCAACCGCTGCGGGAGCGGCTGCGGGGCCACCTCATGGTGGCGCTGTACCGTTCGGGCCGGCAGGCGGAGGCGCTGGACGCCTACCATCAGGGCCGCGCGATGCTCGCCGAGGAACTGGGCCTGGAACCAGGAAGGGAACTGCGCGATCTGGCGCAGGCGATCCTGACCGACGACCCCGACCTGGCACTGGCCGAACCTGCCGAATCGCGGGCTGTCGCACAGGCGCCGTGCTCCGAGGCCGCGCAGGAGCGCGGTGCCGACCGCGACCTGGTCGTCACCCCCAGGCAGCTCCCCGCCGACATCGGCGACCTCGTGGCCGACGAGACACTCGTCTCGGCGGTCGGCGACGCCGTCACCGAGGGGCAGGACAAGGGGCAGCTGAACGTGGTCCTGGTGCTCGGCGGACCCGGTGTCGGCAAGAGCACGCTGGCCAGGCATGTGGCGCACCGGCTCGCCACCGAGCACTTCCCGGACGGACAGCTCTACTGCGACCTGCGGGAGGCGAGCGGACAACTGGTGGGGCCCGCACAGGTGTTGGGGCGGTTCCTGCGCGCGCTGGGTGTCCCGGGCCAGGCCATACCCGAGGCGCTCGACGAGCGCGCGGAGATGTACCGCAGTCTGCTCGCCGGCCGCCGCATCCTGGTGCTGCTGGACGACGCGGTCAGCGAGTCCCAGGTGATGCCGCTGCTGCCCGGAACCGGCGCCAGCGGCGTGCTGGTCACCAGCCGTGGCCAGCTCACGGCGCTCCCGGGCACCCGCAGGTTCGACGTGGAGCCGCTCAGCCAGGTGCAGGCCGTCCAGCTCCTGGGGCGGATCATCGGAGAGCAGCGTGTGGAGAGCGAGCTGGAGGCGGCGGGGGACCTCATCCGCCTGGTGGGCGGGCTGCCCCTCGCGCTGCGCATCATCGGCGCGCGCCTGGTCGCGCGCCCGCACTGGTCGCTGACCTCCATGTGGCACCGGCTGGAGAACGAGCAGCGCAGGCTGGACGAGCTGGCACACGGCGAGCTGTCGATCCGGGCGAGCCTCTCGCTCAGCTACGACGGCCTGGCGGCGGCCGACCGTCGGCTGTTGTGCCTGCTCAGTCTCGCCGAGGGGACGGAGATTCCGAGCTGGCTGGGTGCCGCCCTGCTCGACGACTCCACGCCGCACCCCACCGACCTGCTGGAACCACTGATCGACATGCGGCTCCTCGACATCACCGCGATGGACCGGGATGGGGAGTTCCGGTGCGGAATGTGGCACATCGTGCGGATGTTCGCGCGCGAGCGGCTGTCCGAGGAGAGCACCGAGGCGGAACGCGCCGGAGCGGTGCGGCGCATGGTCGGTGGCTGGATGGCCCTCGTGGAACGGGCGCACAAGGAGATCTACGGCGGTACGTACACCCTCGTGGCCGGCCGGGGCGAGCGGTGGTATCCGCCGGAGAACCACGTCCGGAGCTGCCTCCGCGACCCCCTCGGGTGGCTGGAGAGCGAGCAGGCCAACCTGCTGAACGCGGTCGAGATGGCGGCCCGGTCCGGGCTGGACGAGTTGTGCTGGGAGCTGGCCACGGCCCTGGTGACGCTCTTCGAGGCCCGCGGCTACCCGGAGCTCTGGGAGCGCACCCACCGGGTGGCGCTGGCCGCAGTGCAGCAGACCGGCAACGAACGGGGCCAGGCGGCGGTGCTCGGCTCGCTGGGGACCCTGCACCTGTACCGCGGCGAGCACGAGGCGGCGGGCCCGTACCTCAGCGCCGCTCTGGAGATCTTCGAACGCATCGGCGAGGTGCGCGGCCAGGCGCTGTGCCTGCGCGACCTGGCCCGCATCGAGCGCCACCACGGTGACGACGACCGGGCACTGGCCCTCTACGAGAGCGCCGAGCGCCACTTCGTGCGGGTGCAGGACGTGATCGGCCGGGCGTACGTGCTCGGCGAGATGGCCCATATCACCATGCGGCGGGCGGACTTCACGCGAACCCGCTCCTCTCTCGACGAGGCCCTCGGCATCTGCCGGTCGGCCGGCTTCGACCGGGGGCAGGCCCTCGCACTGCGGCGGCTGGGCCAGATGCTGATGTACCAGGAGCGGTACGAGGCGGCGGAACGGACTCTCCTCGAAGTCCTCGCCATGGTGGGGGCGAGCGGCGACCTCGTCGGAGAGGGATATGTGCTGCACGACCTCGGCCGGGTCAACGCCCATCTGCGTCGCGGGGACCAGGCCGTCCGGTACTACTCGCGATCGGCCAGGATCCGGGAGCGGATCCTCGATCACAGCGGGGCCGCCGCCGTACGGTCCGACATCGTTGCCATCCTGGGCAGGCCGATGACGTCGGTCGGCTGA
- a CDS encoding NAD(P)H-binding protein codes for MGPIALDARSRPAATASSGVARPGASAIPSGLLAAGEQVRAVSRTPAAGSTPKWEAVTADLERPETLPAALDGADKVFLYGMLNPQRPYDIDKVAAAATAAGIRQVVLLSSVSVLIPDADHPVPRLNRTIEQAIQRSGMDWTFLRPGTFATNTRTWWAESIRTGNVVRLPYPLAQSAPVHEKDIAALAVTTLTEPGHSHQAYTLYGAESLTLQQQIEHIGEALGRRIRIEHVSDEQARAEVGRTMHPVMAEAIVSQWAAANGVPVPTSAITEKITGTPAHTYAQWAVDHSDDFR; via the coding sequence ATGGGGCCCATCGCGCTCGACGCGCGCTCAAGACCGGCGGCGACCGCCTCGAGCGGGGTGGCGCGGCCGGGGGCCTCGGCGATCCCCTCGGGCCTGCTGGCCGCCGGTGAGCAGGTCAGAGCAGTCAGCAGAACCCCAGCCGCGGGCTCGACGCCCAAGTGGGAAGCAGTCACCGCCGACCTGGAGCGCCCCGAGACGCTGCCCGCAGCACTCGACGGTGCCGACAAGGTGTTCCTCTACGGAATGCTCAACCCCCAGAGGCCCTACGACATCGACAAGGTCGCTGCGGCGGCCACGGCCGCGGGGATCCGGCAGGTGGTTCTGCTCTCGTCGGTGTCGGTCCTGATCCCCGACGCCGACCACCCGGTCCCTCGCCTGAACCGCACCATCGAGCAGGCCATCCAACGGTCCGGCATGGACTGGACGTTCCTCAGGCCGGGGACATTCGCGACCAACACCCGCACCTGGTGGGCCGAATCGATCCGCACCGGCAACGTCGTGCGCCTTCCCTATCCACTCGCACAGTCGGCGCCGGTGCACGAGAAAGACATCGCGGCGCTTGCGGTGACCACCCTGACCGAACCGGGCCACTCGCACCAGGCGTACACCCTCTACGGAGCCGAGTCCCTGACCCTGCAACAGCAGATCGAGCACATCGGCGAGGCCCTCGGCCGCCGCATCCGGATCGAACACGTCTCCGACGAGCAGGCTCGCGCGGAAGTGGGCAGAACAATGCATCCGGTCATGGCCGAGGCAATCGTGAGTCAGTGGGCCGCCGCCAACGGTGTCCCGGTCCCGACCTCCGCCATCACCGAAAAGATCACCGGCACGCCGGCGCACACCTACGCCCAGTGGGCCGTCGACCACTCCGACGACTTCCGCTGA